A single genomic interval of Microbulbifer variabilis harbors:
- a CDS encoding TerB family tellurite resistance protein, with amino-acid sequence MLQQIRKLFEQIGNSADVEMHDEKDVRMISAALLVEVATVDQKLDPRERNTLIELLCQHYALSSHAAAEIIDEAIEQRERATSLFEFTQAVNDQFSERDKYLLVRQMWQVAFSDDVIEAFEEHLIRRVSELIYLPHGLFTRARAEARDMRSS; translated from the coding sequence ATGCTGCAACAAATCCGTAAGCTGTTTGAACAGATTGGCAACAGTGCCGATGTCGAAATGCACGATGAAAAAGACGTGCGAATGATCAGTGCCGCCTTACTGGTTGAGGTGGCTACTGTGGATCAAAAGCTAGACCCGCGCGAACGTAACACTTTGATCGAACTACTTTGCCAACACTACGCGCTGAGCAGCCATGCGGCGGCAGAGATTATTGATGAAGCCATAGAGCAAAGGGAGCGAGCCACTTCCCTGTTTGAGTTTACCCAGGCCGTCAATGACCAGTTCAGCGAGCGAGACAAGTACCTGCTGGTTCGGCAGATGTGGCAGGTGGCTTTTTCCGACGATGTGATCGAGGCTTTTGAAGAACATCTGATCCGCCGGGTTTCCGAGTTAATTTACCTTCCCCACGGACTCTTTACCCGCGCACGGGCGGAAGCTAGAGACATGCGGAGTAGCTGA
- the tal gene encoding transaldolase, whose amino-acid sequence MNKLDQLKQRSQVVADTGDIDAIRRYRPQDATTNPSLLFKAAQLPQYKGLIQESLEWATHHHSGANSSETARLAAIKLAVSIGSEILQLIPGVVSTEVDARLSFDTRATIDYARHLVALYEREGVARERVLIKVAATWEGIAAAEILEREGIHCNLTLLFCLSQAIACAEAGVTLISPFVGRILDWHLANGDRKAFSGEEDPGVLSVRNIYHYYKSRDYSTIVMGASFRNAEEIEALAGCDRLTISPQLLQSLEESEGLLVGGLPTVNEPLPRPEGRLCEAAFRYQLNSDAMATEKLAEGIRNFVKDQERLEMLLQSQVMGRRETDAATNP is encoded by the coding sequence ATGAATAAACTGGATCAACTCAAACAGCGCAGCCAGGTGGTAGCAGATACTGGCGATATTGATGCCATACGCCGCTATCGCCCCCAGGATGCCACCACCAATCCCTCTTTACTCTTTAAGGCTGCCCAACTGCCCCAATACAAGGGCCTGATCCAAGAGTCACTGGAGTGGGCAACTCACCACCACAGTGGCGCCAACTCCTCTGAAACAGCACGGCTGGCTGCAATCAAGCTGGCTGTCAGTATCGGCAGTGAAATATTGCAATTGATCCCTGGGGTAGTCTCTACCGAGGTGGACGCGCGCCTGTCTTTCGATACCCGCGCCACTATTGATTACGCCAGACACCTTGTGGCCCTGTACGAGCGCGAAGGCGTAGCCCGGGAGCGAGTACTAATTAAAGTCGCCGCCACCTGGGAGGGGATAGCAGCAGCAGAGATACTGGAACGGGAGGGCATTCACTGCAATCTCACCCTGTTGTTCTGTTTGAGCCAAGCGATTGCCTGCGCCGAAGCTGGAGTAACACTGATCTCTCCCTTTGTGGGCCGCATCCTCGACTGGCATCTAGCCAATGGGGACCGCAAAGCCTTTAGCGGTGAAGAGGATCCCGGTGTACTGTCGGTACGCAATATCTATCATTATTATAAGTCGCGCGACTACTCCACCATTGTGATGGGCGCCAGCTTCCGCAATGCGGAGGAGATCGAAGCGCTGGCCGGATGCGATCGCTTAACCATCAGCCCTCAGCTGCTCCAGTCTCTGGAAGAGAGCGAGGGTTTATTGGTTGGTGGGCTTCCCACGGTCAACGAACCGCTGCCACGCCCTGAGGGGCGACTCTGCGAAGCAGCATTCCGCTACCAACTCAACAGTGATGCCATGGCCACAGAAAAGCTCGCCGAGGGTATCCGTAATTTTGTCAAAGACCAGGAGCGGCTCGAAATGCTGCTGCAGAGCCAAGTGATGGGACGCCGGGAAACTGATGCTGCAACAAATCCGTAA
- the dusA gene encoding tRNA dihydrouridine(20/20a) synthase DusA: MSDYSPHRFCTAPLLDWSDRHCRYMWRLLSKRARLYSEMVTTGAILHGDRQRHLQFDAGELPVALQLGGSDPRELAECARIAEEWGYAEINLNCGCPSDRVQSGRFGACLMAEPDVVAAGLSAMRDAVSIPVTVKHRIGIDDMEDYPGLTRFVEAQAAIGTETFIVHARKAWLQGLSPKENREIPPLNYDMVYQLKKDYPQLQVIINGGINSLEECQQHLQRVDGVMLGRAAYQTPALLSQVDSVLFGENEGPDAAQVVEQMLPYIERELASGQRLNHITRHMLGLFQGLPGARRFRRHLSENAHKKGAGPEVVEQALSLVTQAA, from the coding sequence ATGTCTGATTACAGTCCCCACCGCTTTTGCACCGCGCCACTACTTGATTGGAGTGACCGTCACTGCCGCTATATGTGGCGCCTACTGAGTAAACGCGCCCGTCTTTATAGCGAAATGGTGACCACTGGGGCAATTTTGCACGGGGATCGCCAGCGCCACCTGCAATTTGACGCTGGCGAACTGCCTGTCGCCCTACAACTTGGCGGAAGCGACCCGCGCGAGCTGGCGGAGTGCGCACGAATTGCCGAGGAGTGGGGGTATGCGGAAATCAACCTCAACTGCGGCTGCCCCAGTGACCGGGTTCAGTCTGGACGTTTTGGCGCCTGTCTGATGGCGGAACCAGATGTCGTAGCTGCCGGCTTATCTGCGATGCGTGACGCAGTGTCTATTCCGGTCACAGTCAAACACCGTATCGGTATAGACGATATGGAAGACTACCCTGGCCTGACCCGTTTTGTGGAGGCACAGGCAGCCATCGGCACAGAGACATTTATCGTCCATGCCCGCAAAGCCTGGCTGCAGGGCCTCAGCCCAAAGGAAAACCGCGAAATCCCACCGCTTAACTACGATATGGTTTACCAGCTGAAAAAGGATTACCCACAGCTGCAAGTCATCATTAATGGTGGCATTAATTCTCTGGAAGAATGCCAGCAACATTTACAGCGGGTAGATGGTGTTATGCTCGGTCGCGCCGCCTATCAGACCCCAGCGCTTCTTTCACAGGTGGACAGTGTGTTGTTTGGAGAAAATGAAGGACCCGATGCCGCGCAAGTGGTCGAGCAGATGTTGCCCTATATCGAGCGAGAACTGGCAAGTGGTCAACGCCTCAACCATATTACCCGGCATATGCTCGGGCTCTTTCAGGGCCTGCCCGGGGCACGCCGTTTCCGTCGTCATCTGAGTGAAAATGCTCACAAGAAAGGGGCAGGGCCTGAGGTTGTGGAGCAAGCTTTGTCACTGGTCACCCAAGCGGCTTAA
- a CDS encoding LysR family transcriptional regulator — translation MNQDLNDMMVFLAVVETGSFTQAADRLGIPKANVSRKVARLEDQLSVRLLERSTRSQTLTEAGRKYLSHCKRIEEEIMLAEAEVSEILQVNRGLIKVGASITIGQQILKPTLAKFLHLYPEIQMNLSLVNHRVDLIEEGFDVVIRVGQLDDSRLVAKPLGHACRKIYASPAYLKEYGTPTRTKDLEGHQWLFMNAMQKAPKIILQNGKKVFEININPTFSSDDFSIIKQATLDSCGIAVLPDYMCHTEIRQGTLVNLLPNWNMERIGIYALYPQNRIKIAKVSAFVEFLSEVFKQKELCTT, via the coding sequence ATGAACCAAGACCTCAACGATATGATGGTGTTTTTAGCCGTAGTGGAAACTGGCAGTTTTACCCAAGCCGCAGACCGACTGGGCATACCAAAAGCCAACGTAAGTAGGAAAGTTGCACGCCTGGAAGATCAGCTATCAGTCAGGCTCCTGGAGCGGTCCACTCGCTCTCAAACCTTAACGGAGGCTGGTAGAAAGTATTTAAGTCACTGTAAGCGTATTGAAGAAGAGATAATGCTGGCCGAAGCGGAAGTATCAGAAATCCTGCAGGTCAATCGAGGCCTCATTAAGGTAGGGGCATCAATTACTATTGGCCAGCAAATCCTAAAACCCACGCTAGCAAAATTTTTGCATCTTTACCCAGAAATACAAATGAACCTGAGCTTGGTTAATCACAGAGTCGATTTGATCGAAGAGGGCTTTGATGTGGTGATTCGAGTTGGGCAATTGGATGACTCCAGGCTGGTCGCAAAACCTCTTGGGCACGCATGCCGAAAAATCTATGCCAGTCCAGCTTATCTTAAAGAATATGGAACACCTACGAGAACTAAAGACTTGGAGGGGCATCAATGGCTGTTTATGAACGCCATGCAGAAGGCTCCTAAAATAATTTTGCAGAACGGGAAAAAGGTATTTGAAATTAACATAAATCCAACCTTCTCTTCGGATGACTTCTCCATCATTAAGCAAGCCACATTGGATTCATGCGGTATCGCAGTTCTGCCAGACTACATGTGCCACACGGAAATTAGACAAGGCACTCTTGTAAATCTATTACCAAACTGGAACATGGAAAGAATTGGTATCTATGCACTGTACCCACAAAATCGAATCAAGATTGCTAAAGTCAGCGCATTTGTCGAGTTTCTATCAGAGGTATTTAAACAGAAAGAACTTTGTACTACCTAG
- a CDS encoding pirin family protein — protein sequence MKILKRDSLPLGGFAGLTEHRLVMDSQVFGPHKHPHTSEGLDNFVYLADARFNPKGETGMHPHREIDVISVMVDGRIQHEGSLEHGKGLDKGGVQVQRAGGQGFTHNEMNPDCKKNRMIQLWALPPVSGQAAGYKYYRPGQNKVTRVYGGRDDQTVTFDNSTIIEIANLNADEQISFNGETLVYLTNGWGIFSEAEQKESVKDGDLIRSHSGKLIADVNTSAIVIRKLNH from the coding sequence ATGAAAATCCTCAAACGTGACTCACTACCACTTGGCGGTTTTGCTGGGCTTACCGAGCACAGGTTGGTCATGGATAGCCAGGTATTCGGTCCGCACAAACATCCACATACCTCTGAAGGGCTCGATAATTTTGTTTATCTGGCCGATGCCCGCTTCAATCCGAAAGGCGAAACAGGCATGCACCCTCACCGTGAGATAGATGTGATTTCGGTCATGGTGGATGGACGAATACAACATGAGGGCTCTTTAGAGCATGGCAAAGGTTTAGATAAAGGAGGAGTACAAGTCCAGCGGGCTGGAGGCCAGGGGTTTACACATAACGAGATGAACCCGGATTGCAAAAAAAATCGAATGATCCAGCTATGGGCCTTACCACCTGTCTCTGGTCAAGCCGCAGGCTACAAGTACTACAGGCCAGGCCAAAATAAGGTCACCCGAGTTTATGGGGGGCGCGATGATCAAACAGTCACCTTTGATAACAGTACGATTATCGAGATCGCCAATTTAAATGCAGACGAGCAAATTTCATTTAATGGCGAGACTCTGGTTTACCTAACTAATGGCTGGGGAATCTTTTCTGAAGCTGAGCAAAAAGAAAGTGTGAAGGATGGAGATTTAATTAGGAGTCATAGCGGTAAGTTAATTGCAGATGTTAATACAAGTGCAATTGTTATTAGAAAGTTAAATCATTAA
- a CDS encoding isochorismatase family protein, whose amino-acid sequence MNKFSETLTKDNSVLALIDHQTGLLVSCRDLDPHLMTENIKGLANLAKAVNLPTVVTASMPEGPNGPIMPEITNILGNEIIEREGEINAWKSLEFKRAIEATGRKKIIMAGIVTDVCLMFPAISAVAEGYDVYAVVDASGTWNSTVTQAAMHRMTQAGVKVATWSSVLAEMMDDWRSDHGTELGGILAQHTTYRWVYNSYLTAANQK is encoded by the coding sequence GTGAATAAGTTTTCAGAAACCTTAACTAAAGACAATTCTGTGTTGGCGTTAATTGATCATCAAACGGGACTATTGGTGAGTTGTCGGGATCTGGACCCTCATCTGATGACGGAGAACATAAAGGGATTGGCAAATCTTGCGAAGGCAGTAAATTTACCCACTGTTGTTACTGCGAGTATGCCTGAGGGGCCAAATGGCCCTATTATGCCTGAGATAACAAACATCTTGGGCAATGAAATTATTGAGCGTGAAGGTGAGATAAACGCGTGGAAAAGCCTGGAGTTTAAGCGAGCTATTGAAGCAACCGGGCGTAAAAAAATAATTATGGCTGGCATCGTTACGGATGTCTGTTTGATGTTTCCCGCTATCTCTGCTGTAGCCGAAGGGTATGATGTATATGCCGTAGTGGATGCTTCAGGTACTTGGAATAGTACAGTGACACAGGCTGCTATGCATCGTATGACGCAGGCGGGTGTGAAAGTTGCTACCTGGTCATCCGTGTTGGCAGAAATGATGGATGATTGGCGAAGTGATCACGGCACGGAACTTGGGGGCATATTAGCTCAACACACGACCTACCGATGGGTATATAACAGCTACCTTACTGCAGCAAACCAAAAGTAA
- a CDS encoding glycerol-3-phosphate dehydrogenase/oxidase, producing MSTDFDVLVVGAGILGAGTAEALAKERHSVVILEQLGIAAATSSRSSKLIHGGLRYLESGQFRLVYECLRERHWLLENKPQLVRMVPFYIPIYRDSKRPPWMVRLGLSLYALLSGIGSEASRFRALPKSEWDTLPGLKQEDLLAVFRYYDAQTDDAALTRDVVASAIAHGAQIICPGSLVGAEVTEEGVRVDYVADGKLNTLHTRALVNCSGPWVATTNTRCSPSLTLPPIDLVAGTHILLPLSLGNKIFYVEAEDHRAVFVMSWQDKTLVGTTERPFFGDPREVVPTMEEEAYLLRTVQQYFSQTRSLQVEDICDSYAGLRVLPEAEKSPFARSRESMICCDNERNPRILAVAGGKLTSYRATARKILKKLEPTFQAGQPITTKNTPTKSEDSSSERERNI from the coding sequence ATGTCTACGGATTTTGATGTACTGGTAGTTGGTGCGGGAATTCTTGGCGCAGGCACCGCAGAGGCTCTGGCCAAGGAACGGCATTCGGTCGTGATTCTGGAACAGCTCGGTATCGCCGCAGCCACCTCCTCACGCTCATCCAAGCTTATCCATGGGGGCCTGCGCTACCTCGAGAGCGGTCAATTCCGACTTGTCTATGAGTGCCTGCGCGAACGTCACTGGTTGCTGGAAAATAAGCCGCAGTTGGTGCGTATGGTGCCCTTTTATATTCCTATTTACCGTGACAGCAAGCGTCCACCATGGATGGTCAGACTGGGGCTTAGCCTTTACGCGCTCCTCTCCGGTATCGGCAGTGAGGCCTCGCGCTTTCGCGCTTTACCCAAATCCGAATGGGATACCCTACCTGGCCTCAAGCAGGAGGATCTACTCGCAGTATTTCGCTATTACGATGCGCAAACAGACGATGCCGCCCTAACCCGTGATGTAGTCGCTTCAGCAATTGCGCATGGTGCGCAAATTATCTGTCCCGGCAGTTTAGTCGGGGCGGAAGTTACCGAGGAGGGGGTGCGGGTTGATTACGTGGCCGACGGCAAACTCAATACTCTACACACCCGTGCCCTGGTTAATTGCAGCGGCCCCTGGGTAGCGACCACCAACACGCGCTGTTCTCCCTCTTTGACCCTACCTCCTATAGACCTTGTCGCTGGCACCCACATATTGTTGCCACTGTCGCTCGGCAATAAGATCTTCTATGTGGAAGCTGAGGATCATCGAGCGGTCTTCGTAATGTCCTGGCAAGACAAAACCTTAGTTGGCACCACAGAGCGCCCCTTCTTCGGCGATCCACGGGAAGTGGTTCCCACCATGGAAGAGGAGGCCTATTTGCTACGTACAGTACAGCAGTATTTTTCCCAGACACGCAGCCTACAGGTGGAGGATATATGTGATAGCTATGCTGGATTGCGGGTTCTACCGGAAGCGGAAAAAAGTCCTTTCGCCCGCTCGCGGGAATCCATGATTTGCTGTGATAATGAGCGCAATCCTCGTATTCTCGCGGTAGCCGGCGGCAAGCTTACCAGCTACCGCGCCACCGCACGCAAGATACTGAAAAAACTGGAGCCTACCTTCCAGGCTGGCCAACCGATTACTACAAAAAACACTCCAACCAAATCAGAAGATAGCTCCTCCGAAAGAGAGCGAAACATTTAA
- a CDS encoding glycerophosphodiester phosphodiesterase family protein: MLIAHRGDKTRHPENTIAAFEAAHNLGACAIQCDVRFSLNGTPWCYHSDTLPMPSDKRQHFFHDLRDSQLNRLPIDSFIKLVDWASCHRHLDWFVGISAANITNMGFTAAVKKLMELMRNERESFALLTKDCRSLRAARSMGWHRVALQINSVPRCLSADIVTLAPEFLLIRDSFVDCEELPPGPWQWVVYEINSAEEAVLWRKRGAHHILTGNLPLLMRSWEASDVYGF, from the coding sequence ATGCTAATCGCGCACCGAGGCGACAAAACCCGCCACCCGGAGAATACCATCGCCGCCTTCGAGGCGGCCCATAATCTGGGCGCCTGCGCCATTCAGTGCGATGTCCGCTTTAGCTTGAATGGCACTCCCTGGTGCTACCATAGCGATACACTGCCTATGCCAAGTGATAAGCGTCAACATTTCTTCCACGATCTAAGGGACTCCCAACTCAACCGCTTGCCTATCGATTCCTTTATAAAATTGGTGGACTGGGCCAGCTGTCACCGGCATCTGGATTGGTTTGTAGGCATCTCCGCAGCCAATATCACCAACATGGGTTTTACAGCCGCGGTAAAGAAGCTCATGGAGTTAATGCGTAACGAACGCGAGTCCTTCGCGCTGCTCACAAAAGACTGTCGCAGTCTTCGGGCCGCACGCAGCATGGGCTGGCATAGGGTGGCCTTGCAAATCAACAGCGTTCCACGTTGCCTGTCTGCCGATATTGTCACTCTCGCCCCGGAGTTTCTGCTGATTCGCGACAGCTTCGTCGATTGCGAAGAATTACCCCCTGGCCCCTGGCAGTGGGTTGTCTATGAAATTAACTCTGCCGAAGAAGCTGTACTCTGGCGAAAGCGGGGGGCGCACCATATCCTCACCGGCAACCTGCCACTATTAATGCGCTCCTGGGAAGCGAGTGATGTCTACGGATTTTGA
- a CDS encoding fimbria/pilus periplasmic chaperone, with protein sequence MKKILLSFLLLLGQPALAAMSLDKIIFYLDDAPNARDDVVITNPDKETLYVQTEIFRVDNPGLDNEERIRVINPDEFRLLVSPAKAILAPGERKRFRLMALDRDLKEEKVYRVTFKPVVGEVKSEQTALKILVAYQALVFVQPEDGSYQLELQADGSQRYLKNIGNINVEVVEARHCPSEGECQKLDISGRLYAGTSLTLEDLPTEGELELFLRGRDSERVRLPLGS encoded by the coding sequence ATGAAAAAAATACTGCTCTCTTTCTTGTTGCTACTAGGGCAGCCCGCACTGGCAGCCATGTCCCTGGATAAAATAATTTTTTATCTTGATGATGCTCCCAATGCGCGTGATGACGTGGTTATCACTAATCCGGATAAAGAGACCCTGTATGTACAGACAGAAATATTTCGGGTAGATAACCCCGGGCTAGATAACGAAGAGCGCATTCGAGTGATTAACCCGGATGAATTCAGGTTGTTGGTGAGCCCGGCCAAGGCCATATTGGCGCCAGGAGAGAGGAAACGTTTTCGTCTAATGGCGTTGGATAGAGATTTAAAGGAAGAGAAGGTCTACCGGGTTACCTTCAAGCCAGTAGTTGGGGAGGTCAAGTCGGAGCAAACCGCACTGAAAATTCTTGTGGCCTACCAGGCATTAGTATTTGTGCAACCTGAAGATGGAAGTTACCAGCTGGAGTTACAGGCTGACGGAAGTCAACGCTACTTAAAGAACATCGGAAATATCAATGTTGAAGTGGTTGAGGCCCGTCATTGCCCAAGCGAGGGTGAATGTCAAAAGCTTGATATTTCAGGTCGTTTGTATGCTGGAACAAGCCTGACGTTAGAGGACCTTCCCACCGAAGGGGAACTAGAGCTCTTTTTAAGAGGGCGTGATAGCGAGCGAGTGCGGCTTCCTTTGGGCAGTTAA
- a CDS encoding TcfC E-set like domain-containing protein codes for MHLVSTDVPAGFADLTKPQRIVADLYYGGRSLGSALIIAEPEFVRFVEPEEAIKLLPVSLNPERLLLSLQASLEKNSERICRDNSQTDCGFINPEYFAVIYDEERYRLDVFFSPELLPQQEALTDRYLPPASNSFSIVQNISGSWSGAQSDEVDSNTQTTLSATSIIGFGESAIYGDWYTANEIGTRVSSLHWERDFRGKAYSLGLLQPKGNFSTFQSLHRLYGFELRDSQYSRTDIGYQHSALVEINMPVRGRVELYRDGRMIHSDLMEAGNHLLDTTTLPHGAYNIEIRIYDEAGRLINNTTEFFTKDSQLPAPGEWRWSLQGGMPVKPEISSGMPDHYQQELLQGYIARRLSKNFGVFSTLAATEGQQFMEVGGRWVSSYLELSPSFAKESNGIDAYKLQALIKTPYAMLSAYRIKIDEQRIDLKPDRYTLLSNRLSQNNISLRAPLFGGNLSIRRSKRDRSPRSYTDSLSLDNQLSEAQELRTLEYRRNIFRGRKWQATANLSYSDADGEKFTLLSIELLHNNKNWQNSISFRGENQQSSGNNQYFEVNSRWRDADRWAAEVNQDFTIEATPEDYYLRSYSRLSGHYGFISSTISHSDVNNSRSTNYIGSFNTNIIATKDHMAWGGEHSLESAIIVDIEGSQRENFEVLIDGNRHGYAKGEKKSVINLRPFQSYNISLRPLGDGFFHYRENTDQVTLYPGSVTTATYKIQPVYLTIGRVMAKGQGLDNVLVSIEGESTLTDSFGVFQLEIPLSDEPPSHLEVTWLDCNAKVEVVESSEDWLNLGVIDESSANCQISQTAKTNDTQ; via the coding sequence ATGCATCTCGTAAGCACAGATGTACCTGCAGGTTTTGCAGATCTAACCAAGCCCCAAAGGATTGTGGCAGACCTGTACTATGGCGGGCGCAGTTTGGGCTCGGCGCTAATTATTGCCGAGCCTGAATTCGTGCGTTTTGTAGAACCTGAGGAGGCTATCAAGCTTCTCCCTGTCAGCCTAAACCCCGAGCGCCTGCTGCTTTCATTACAGGCTTCACTGGAAAAAAATAGTGAGCGAATTTGTCGTGATAACTCCCAAACAGATTGTGGATTTATAAATCCAGAATACTTCGCAGTAATCTATGACGAAGAGAGGTATCGACTGGATGTTTTTTTCTCACCAGAGCTACTTCCTCAACAAGAGGCCCTGACCGACCGATACTTGCCCCCAGCCAGCAATAGTTTTTCCATTGTGCAAAATATCAGTGGTTCCTGGTCGGGAGCACAAAGCGATGAAGTAGACAGCAACACACAAACTACTTTATCTGCTACCAGCATTATTGGATTTGGTGAGAGCGCTATTTACGGGGATTGGTACACAGCCAACGAAATTGGTACCCGTGTCAGTAGCCTGCATTGGGAAAGGGACTTCCGCGGAAAAGCCTATAGCCTGGGATTACTGCAACCAAAAGGAAATTTCAGCACTTTCCAATCATTACACCGTCTCTACGGATTTGAGCTCCGTGACTCTCAGTACAGCCGCACAGACATCGGTTATCAACACTCCGCCCTGGTAGAAATAAACATGCCAGTGCGTGGCCGGGTGGAACTGTACCGAGATGGTCGTATGATTCACTCCGATTTGATGGAAGCTGGAAATCACTTACTGGATACCACCACCTTACCACATGGCGCTTACAACATAGAAATTCGTATTTACGACGAAGCTGGCAGATTAATCAATAATACTACTGAATTTTTTACCAAGGATTCACAACTCCCCGCACCAGGTGAGTGGCGCTGGAGCCTGCAGGGAGGAATGCCAGTAAAACCTGAAATATCCTCCGGAATGCCGGATCATTATCAGCAAGAGTTACTGCAAGGATATATTGCCCGCCGCCTTTCAAAAAATTTTGGCGTTTTCTCTACACTAGCAGCCACAGAAGGTCAGCAATTCATGGAGGTTGGTGGCCGCTGGGTAAGCTCTTATTTAGAACTCTCTCCCTCATTTGCTAAAGAGTCTAATGGTATTGATGCCTATAAATTACAGGCTCTGATAAAAACACCTTATGCAATGTTGAGCGCCTATCGGATCAAGATTGATGAACAGAGAATTGATTTAAAGCCCGATAGATACACCCTGCTAAGCAATAGACTATCTCAAAATAATATTAGCCTGAGGGCCCCACTCTTTGGAGGTAACCTGAGTATAAGGCGTAGTAAGCGCGACCGCTCTCCCAGAAGTTATACCGATTCACTCTCTTTGGACAATCAACTTAGTGAAGCCCAAGAGCTAAGAACTTTGGAATATCGCAGGAATATATTTCGCGGAAGAAAGTGGCAGGCCACGGCAAATCTATCTTACAGTGATGCTGACGGTGAAAAATTTACGCTGCTGAGTATTGAGCTTCTTCATAATAATAAAAATTGGCAGAATTCAATCAGTTTTCGTGGAGAAAACCAGCAAAGTTCCGGTAATAACCAATATTTCGAAGTCAACTCCCGCTGGCGTGATGCCGACCGCTGGGCAGCAGAGGTAAATCAGGATTTCACTATAGAAGCAACACCGGAAGATTACTATTTAAGAAGTTATAGCCGACTTTCCGGTCATTATGGTTTTATCAGCTCCACCATTAGTCATAGTGACGTTAACAATAGCCGCTCTACAAATTATATTGGCAGTTTTAACACCAATATCATTGCCACAAAGGACCATATGGCATGGGGCGGCGAACACTCACTGGAAAGTGCCATCATTGTAGATATAGAAGGCAGCCAACGGGAAAACTTTGAAGTATTAATCGACGGTAACCGCCATGGCTATGCGAAAGGCGAGAAAAAGTCCGTGATTAATCTTCGTCCATTTCAAAGCTACAATATATCACTTCGCCCACTAGGGGATGGTTTCTTTCACTACCGTGAAAACACGGATCAAGTGACGCTTTATCCTGGCAGTGTGACCACCGCTACTTACAAGATTCAACCTGTCTATCTGACCATAGGTCGAGTTATGGCTAAGGGGCAGGGCTTAGACAATGTGTTAGTTTCCATTGAAGGAGAGTCAACACTCACAGATAGCTTTGGTGTTTTTCAATTGGAAATACCTCTTTCTGACGAGCCCCCTTCACATCTCGAAGTCACCTGGCTTGATTGTAATGCCAAAGTTGAGGTTGTGGAGTCCAGTGAAGACTGGTTAAACCTCGGGGTTATTGATGAAAGTTCAGCCAACTGTCAAATCTCACAGACTGCTAAAACAAATGACACCCAATAA